The Xanthobacter flavus genome includes a window with the following:
- the addB gene encoding double-strand break repair protein AddB: MPRVLTIPPSAPFLPVLARALLDGALVEGFAPRHDPLALASATVFLPTRRAGRLFAEALLEASGGTALLLPRIVPLGDVDEDALAFSEDAPVLAAPHAIAPVHRRLVLARLVAHWRDTLSKTVEREAVAAGTASTFALADALGSLFDDLTTAGLGVERMDGLVPDELDRYFKVGLDFVRIARRAFSAYLAEEGLVEPAARRDALVDAEARRLIALGTAAGPVIAAGSTGSMPATARLLKAIASLPHGAVVLPGLDLDLDAPSFDRLADPVLGAPDHPQYGLARLLGTLGVERGEVIPLAPPAPFGRERLMGEALRQAETTDLWATLADRLPADALAAAMAGISVVEADDPRAEALAIALLLRDSLERPGETAALVTPDRDLARRVAAEMARFGVALDDSAGTPLADAPAGRLAGLLVTAAAEALAPVPLFALLTHPRARFGLDGHGKAEAVAALELAALRGPRPAAGIAGLRAALDAHDPEGYRRSDPRSRIDGPAIAAARDLVQRLEGALGPLLAIGDRHGAVPLAELVAAHRAAVEAAAGRLDPEAEDAATAALARTFQTLESAAGDGPALDLSSYADAAGALFSDTMVRPHAEPHARIRILGPLEARLVHVDRMVLGGLVEGSWPTIPETDPWLSRPMRAQLGLDLPERRIGLSAHDFAQGFGARELVLSFAAKVGGTQSVPSRFVQRLKTVAGEAEWGAARARGARFVRAARRLDEAPAVPRATRPAPAPPLELRPRRLSVTEIETFLRDPYSIYARHVLGLSPLDDLDAPPGGAERGMALHEAVGRFTTAFPDELPPDALARLIEEGARAFAPLKAFPAEHALWWARFERAAAFLVAFERERRAHLDRIVAETKGSLDIPLAASTFRLTGRADRIEIKRDGTLAIIDYKTGTAPSAKQAASLSPQLPLEAAMAARGGFEGVPGAPVEELTYVELKGGAEGGAEKPVKVKDRSTHDLAEDALAGLEGLLKAFENLAQGYRSLAAPQWSGRYGDYDHLARVREWALAGEESE; encoded by the coding sequence GTGCCGCGCGTGCTGACCATTCCGCCCTCCGCGCCCTTCCTGCCGGTGCTCGCGCGCGCCTTGCTCGATGGCGCGCTGGTGGAAGGATTCGCCCCGCGTCACGATCCGCTGGCGCTGGCCAGCGCCACCGTCTTCCTGCCTACCCGCCGCGCTGGGCGCCTGTTTGCAGAGGCGCTGCTGGAGGCGTCCGGCGGAACGGCGCTGCTGCTGCCGCGCATCGTGCCCCTTGGCGACGTGGACGAGGATGCGCTCGCCTTCTCCGAGGACGCCCCGGTGCTGGCCGCACCCCACGCCATCGCGCCGGTGCATCGCCGGCTCGTGCTGGCGCGGCTGGTCGCGCACTGGCGTGACACGCTCTCGAAGACGGTGGAGCGGGAGGCGGTCGCCGCCGGCACCGCTTCCACCTTTGCCCTCGCGGATGCGCTGGGCTCCTTGTTCGACGATCTCACCACCGCCGGCCTCGGCGTCGAGCGCATGGACGGGCTCGTGCCGGACGAGCTGGACCGTTATTTCAAGGTGGGGCTGGATTTCGTGCGCATCGCCCGGCGTGCCTTCTCCGCCTATCTGGCGGAGGAGGGGCTGGTGGAGCCCGCCGCCCGCCGCGACGCGCTGGTGGATGCGGAGGCGCGCCGCCTCATCGCGCTGGGCACGGCGGCCGGGCCGGTGATCGCCGCCGGTTCCACCGGCTCCATGCCGGCCACCGCGCGCCTGCTGAAGGCCATCGCCAGCCTGCCCCATGGCGCCGTGGTGCTGCCGGGGCTGGACCTCGACCTCGATGCGCCGTCCTTCGACCGGCTCGCCGATCCGGTGCTCGGCGCGCCCGACCATCCGCAATACGGCCTCGCCCGCCTGCTCGGCACGCTCGGGGTGGAGCGGGGGGAGGTGATCCCGCTGGCGCCGCCGGCCCCGTTCGGTCGCGAGCGGCTGATGGGCGAGGCGTTGCGGCAGGCGGAGACGACCGACCTCTGGGCGACCCTTGCCGACCGCCTGCCGGCGGACGCTCTCGCCGCCGCCATGGCCGGCATCAGCGTCGTGGAGGCCGACGATCCGCGCGCCGAGGCGCTGGCCATCGCGCTCCTGCTGCGCGACAGCCTGGAGCGACCGGGCGAGACGGCGGCCCTCGTTACCCCGGACCGCGATCTCGCCCGGCGGGTGGCGGCGGAGATGGCGCGCTTCGGCGTGGCGCTGGATGATTCCGCCGGCACGCCGCTGGCCGATGCCCCGGCCGGGCGCCTCGCCGGCCTGCTGGTGACGGCGGCGGCGGAAGCGCTGGCGCCGGTGCCGCTGTTTGCCCTCCTCACCCATCCCCGGGCGCGCTTCGGCCTCGATGGGCACGGCAAGGCCGAAGCTGTGGCCGCGCTGGAGCTGGCGGCCCTGCGCGGACCACGCCCTGCTGCCGGCATCGCCGGGCTTCGCGCGGCGCTGGATGCGCACGATCCCGAGGGCTACCGCCGCTCCGATCCGCGCAGCCGCATCGACGGTCCGGCCATCGCCGCCGCGCGCGATCTGGTGCAGCGGCTGGAGGGCGCGCTCGGCCCGCTGCTAGCGATCGGCGACCGGCACGGCGCGGTGCCGCTCGCGGAACTGGTCGCCGCCCATCGCGCCGCCGTGGAGGCCGCCGCCGGCCGGCTCGATCCCGAGGCCGAGGATGCGGCCACGGCCGCGCTGGCCCGGACCTTCCAGACGCTGGAAAGCGCCGCCGGCGACGGCCCCGCCCTCGACCTCTCCTCTTATGCCGACGCGGCGGGCGCGCTCTTCTCCGACACCATGGTGCGCCCGCATGCGGAGCCCCATGCGCGCATCCGCATCCTCGGCCCGCTGGAGGCGCGCCTCGTCCATGTGGACCGCATGGTGCTGGGCGGTCTGGTGGAGGGCTCCTGGCCGACCATTCCCGAGACCGACCCATGGCTCAGCCGCCCGATGCGGGCGCAACTGGGGCTTGATCTGCCGGAGCGGCGCATCGGCCTGTCCGCCCACGATTTCGCGCAAGGCTTCGGCGCGCGCGAGCTGGTGCTCAGCTTCGCCGCCAAGGTGGGCGGCACCCAGAGCGTGCCCTCCCGCTTCGTGCAGCGGCTGAAGACCGTGGCGGGGGAGGCCGAGTGGGGCGCCGCCCGCGCGCGCGGCGCCCGTTTCGTCCGCGCCGCCCGAAGGCTGGACGAGGCGCCGGCCGTGCCCCGCGCCACCCGCCCCGCGCCCGCCCCGCCGCTGGAGCTGCGCCCGCGCCGGCTCTCGGTGACGGAGATCGAGACGTTCCTGCGCGATCCCTATTCCATCTATGCCCGCCACGTTCTCGGCCTGTCCCCGCTGGACGACCTCGACGCCCCCCCGGGCGGGGCGGAGCGGGGAATGGCGCTGCACGAGGCGGTGGGCCGCTTCACCACCGCCTTCCCGGACGAACTGCCCCCCGACGCGCTGGCGCGGCTGATCGAGGAAGGCGCCCGCGCCTTCGCCCCGCTGAAGGCATTCCCGGCCGAGCATGCTTTGTGGTGGGCGCGGTTCGAGCGGGCGGCGGCCTTCCTCGTCGCTTTCGAGCGCGAGCGGCGGGCGCATCTCGACCGCATCGTCGCCGAGACGAAGGGAAGTCTGGACATTCCGCTCGCCGCCTCCACCTTCCGCCTCACCGGGCGCGCCGACCGCATCGAGATCAAGCGCGACGGCACGCTCGCCATCATCGACTACAAGACCGGCACCGCGCCGAGTGCGAAACAGGCCGCCTCCCTCTCCCCGCAACTGCCGCTCGAAGCGGCCATGGCTGCGCGCGGCGGGTTCGAGGGTGTGCCCGGGGCGCCGGTCGAGGAACTGACCTATGTGGAGCTGAAGGGCGGGGCCGAGGGCGGCGCGGAAAAGCCGGTGAAGGTGAAGGACCGCTCCACCCACGATCTCGCCGAGGATGCCCTCGCCGGCCTCGAAGGCCTCCTGAAGGCGTTCGAGAATTTGGCGCAGGGCTATCGCTCCCTCGCCGCGCCGCAATGGTCCGGCCGCTATGGGGATTACGACCACCTCGCCCGCGTGCGCGAATGGGCGCTGGCCGGGGAGGAAAGCGAATGA